A single region of the Lactobacillus isalae genome encodes:
- a CDS encoding CopY/TcrY family copper transport repressor translates to MNEKKLSSISDSEWEVMRIVWTLGETHTNQILKELQAKKDWSDSTIKTLIRRLVQKGWLTAKHEGRRYTYTATVSQTDMMYNEAKALLNRMCNMHKGEVILKLLEDSPISKGDLMKMQEEISQKEKTAPDMVPCNCLKSGSTIC, encoded by the coding sequence ATGAACGAAAAAAAATTATCTTCTATTTCAGACAGTGAGTGGGAAGTAATGCGCATTGTCTGGACACTAGGTGAAACTCATACGAATCAAATTCTAAAAGAGCTCCAAGCTAAAAAAGATTGGTCTGATTCAACTATCAAGACATTAATTAGACGCCTCGTTCAAAAAGGTTGGTTAACAGCTAAGCATGAAGGACGTCGTTACACCTATACTGCTACTGTTAGTCAAACAGATATGATGTACAACGAAGCCAAAGCCTTATTAAACAGAATGTGCAATATGCATAAGGGCGAAGTAATCCTAAAGCTTCTAGAGGACTCTCCTATTTCTAAAGGTGATTTAATGAAGATGCAAGAAGAAATTAGTCAAAAAGAAAAAACAGCACCTGATATGGTTCCCTGCAATTGCTTAAAATCGGGATCTACTATCTGCTAG
- a CDS encoding cupredoxin domain-containing protein, with the protein MNISQIITLIIGIILIGFIVWWFFGKHKEAAGTGTIVNDEQTATIVVNGGYSPSTVILKKGVPAQVNFDMRDSTACLSHVVFEQLGVNKDLTKQKITTVNIPTDKAGTYNFACGMDMFHGKVIVK; encoded by the coding sequence ATGAACATTAGTCAAATTATCACATTAATCATTGGCATCATTCTAATCGGCTTTATTGTCTGGTGGTTCTTCGGTAAACACAAAGAAGCTGCAGGAACTGGAACTATTGTCAATGATGAACAAACTGCAACAATTGTTGTAAATGGTGGATATTCTCCTTCAACTGTAATTCTCAAAAAAGGAGTTCCAGCCCAGGTTAACTTTGATATGCGGGATTCAACCGCCTGTTTATCCCACGTTGTCTTTGAACAACTAGGAGTTAATAAAGACCTAACTAAGCAAAAAATTACTACTGTCAATATTCCGACAGATAAGGCCGGAACTTATAACTTTGCTTGCGGAATGGATATGTTCCACGGAAAAGTCATCGTTAAATAA
- a CDS encoding cupredoxin domain-containing protein, which translates to MSIFSKNQTKKVVVNAENHGYKPDTITFKQGKPAQLKFIPSDNMGCMNEIVFKDLNIDDKLDGKKEVIVNIPTDKPTTYKWSCGMDMFHGKVVVK; encoded by the coding sequence ATGAGTATTTTTTCAAAAAATCAAACCAAAAAAGTTGTTGTCAACGCAGAAAATCATGGTTATAAACCAGATACCATTACTTTTAAGCAAGGTAAACCAGCCCAATTAAAATTTATTCCTTCTGATAATATGGGCTGCATGAACGAAATAGTTTTCAAAGACTTGAATATAGATGACAAACTTGATGGCAAAAAAGAAGTCATCGTAAATATCCCTACCGACAAGCCTACTACATATAAGTGGAGTTGCGGAATGGACATGTTTCATGGGAAGGTTGTTGTTAAATAA
- a CDS encoding copper-translocating P-type ATPase has product MKLSNIKRFWISFILSIPMLIQMFAMPFHWMMPGYNWIALITTTIIMAISALPYWKSAIAAFKKHSANMNTLVATGTAVAYFYSIFAMITNRPVYFESAAFVTVFVLLGDAMEEKMHDNASNALGKLMGLQAKDAEVQRDGKFVKVPLDQVKVGDIIRVKPGEKIPVDGEILEGVTTLDESMVTGESMPVVKKVGDTVVGSTINSNGTITFKATKVGSDTMLAQIVDLVKKAQTSHAPIQNLTDKISNIFVPAVMIIAILTFIIWYSFLGATAVEAMLFAVSVIVIACPCALGLATPTALMVGTARSAKMGVLIKNGEVLQEVSDLNTVVFDKTGTITVGKPEVTDIVGDEKQVLTIAASLEESSEHPLATAIVKKADSEKLQIEKVSDFEAIEGKGVKANYHDQTAFVGSNRLLADVNISQEMNQQATKLQEEAKTVVYVGLNGEIIGLIAIQDVPKPSSKEAISELKKRGLKTVMLTGDNEKVAQAIANEVGIDQVIAGVLPNEKAEHIQELQQHGDKVAFVGDGINDAPALSTADVGIAMGSGTDIAIDSGGIVLVQNDLRGVVRALDISKKTFNRIKLNLFWALIYNTIGIPIAAGLFVGLGFTLSPELAGLAMAFSSVSVVGSSLLLNKAKIAGTN; this is encoded by the coding sequence ATGAAGTTATCAAACATCAAAAGATTCTGGATATCTTTCATTCTATCCATCCCAATGCTTATTCAAATGTTTGCAATGCCCTTTCATTGGATGATGCCAGGATATAACTGGATTGCACTTATTACAACTACAATCATTATGGCAATTTCTGCTCTTCCTTATTGGAAAAGTGCAATTGCTGCTTTTAAAAAGCATAGCGCTAATATGAATACCTTAGTTGCTACAGGTACAGCAGTTGCTTACTTTTACAGTATCTTTGCAATGATTACTAATCGCCCGGTTTATTTTGAAAGTGCAGCCTTTGTTACTGTCTTTGTCCTACTTGGCGATGCTATGGAAGAAAAGATGCACGATAACGCATCAAACGCTCTAGGTAAATTGATGGGCTTGCAAGCAAAAGATGCTGAAGTTCAAAGAGATGGTAAGTTCGTTAAAGTTCCACTTGATCAAGTTAAAGTTGGCGATATTATTCGCGTTAAGCCAGGTGAAAAGATTCCAGTCGATGGCGAAATCTTAGAAGGTGTTACAACGCTTGATGAATCAATGGTTACTGGTGAAAGTATGCCAGTTGTTAAAAAAGTTGGCGACACAGTTGTAGGTTCAACTATTAATAGTAACGGTACAATCACTTTCAAAGCCACTAAAGTTGGCTCTGATACAATGCTCGCTCAAATTGTTGACTTGGTTAAAAAAGCTCAAACTAGTCATGCTCCAATTCAAAATTTGACAGATAAGATATCTAATATCTTTGTTCCAGCCGTAATGATTATTGCTATTTTAACTTTCATTATCTGGTACTCATTTTTAGGTGCGACTGCTGTAGAAGCCATGTTATTTGCCGTTAGCGTTATAGTCATTGCCTGCCCATGTGCTTTAGGACTTGCTACTCCAACTGCTTTAATGGTTGGTACTGCTCGTAGCGCTAAAATGGGAGTTTTGATTAAGAACGGTGAAGTTCTTCAAGAAGTTAGTGACTTGAATACTGTTGTCTTTGATAAAACAGGTACTATCACTGTTGGTAAACCTGAAGTTACTGATATTGTCGGTGACGAAAAACAAGTTTTAACTATTGCTGCAAGTCTTGAGGAATCGTCTGAGCATCCACTTGCTACGGCGATTGTTAAAAAAGCAGATTCTGAAAAATTGCAAATCGAAAAAGTTAGCGACTTTGAAGCAATCGAAGGTAAAGGCGTTAAGGCTAATTACCATGATCAAACAGCTTTTGTTGGAAGTAATCGTTTATTAGCTGATGTCAATATTTCCCAGGAAATGAATCAGCAAGCTACAAAATTACAAGAAGAAGCTAAAACAGTTGTTTATGTCGGCTTAAATGGTGAAATTATTGGCTTAATTGCTATTCAAGATGTTCCTAAGCCAAGCTCTAAAGAAGCTATCAGCGAACTTAAGAAACGTGGATTAAAGACAGTAATGCTTACAGGTGATAATGAAAAAGTTGCTCAAGCAATTGCTAATGAAGTTGGGATTGATCAAGTTATTGCTGGTGTTTTACCAAACGAAAAAGCTGAGCATATTCAAGAACTTCAACAACATGGCGACAAGGTAGCCTTTGTTGGGGATGGTATCAATGACGCTCCTGCTCTTTCAACAGCTGATGTTGGAATTGCCATGGGCTCTGGTACTGATATTGCAATTGATTCTGGTGGTATTGTCTTAGTTCAAAATGATTTACGCGGTGTAGTGCGTGCCCTAGATATCTCAAAGAAGACCTTCAACCGTATCAAGTTAAACCTTTTCTGGGCGCTTATCTATAACACAATTGGCATTCCAATTGCTGCTGGATTATTCGTTGGTTTAGGCTTTACACTAAGTCCTGAACTAGCAGGTTTAGCTATGGCCTTTTCATCCGTTTCTGTTGTCGGTAGCTCATTACTTTTGAATAAAGCAAAAATTGCCGGAACTAACTAA
- a CDS encoding mucin-binding protein, whose amino-acid sequence MLSKNNFKERLRKMEDRQDRFSIRKFSIGAVSVLIGSFIFGVQSTQVAHADTLAEKDSTVVSTKDSSKVVARSNSDTSNPSSNNHLQSANQTIDTNTAKLEHKATTSELKPVSSNTISAVKQATPDIESSSKNQTLLTKNNAISQSQPNTQESSNNQENSASTINDPSVNDRENTEKADTLNTDTTISDAPNYPDTHGIVPTTQYIFDQFTLTNGQLTNNAYTPLNMLITLTTDRNNPGNKLNYYITNNNYSEVYANDAINVDQYVNYTGVGPYPSSNLVIYNFGPNGISVNENNNNFGLAFTFGYGKYDSIINSSDPNPFSSSNVSNAWGDTTPTNVTQTITYVDAQTGQPMPNTPTIESNGLTGQIYQVDPAAEKIIKGYYLVNKERDHGVISQYKNGGTYTNEWVSQSGQLIKEVWHQINSNGVMQVDVYINNVQKYDPNNLKGIVYPSTMSKDGPTQLNIDNGSYVFPNPYVEQTSNIELKYDPLGHIIPVTPDGTPISNAPTPQYTNSPTNPSAVEPNEPVPNIPGYTPEVSTVTPTAPGTDTKVIYVPIEQGSITVTVHDVTDNVNLPQYGKSSGEQDVGTGFTYDKKTVITDLENKGYKVLNPDVIVPTTISKGAQNIVIDVEHQLVPVTPDNPGNPGQPINPNDPDGPKWPDGTAKNALEATGSQTIHYEGAGNKTPADNIQHFTFTKSATVDKVTGQIVSETGWNVSSHTFGNVDTPVVAGYHADKTVAGGATITPDDLNKTIVVTYAPNGHVIPVGPDDQPIPNAPQPQFPTNPDTPTGTTPSEVPVVPGYHPENGKPGDPVDPVPGKPGENVPVKYVPDTPTPETYTGSQTIKFVDGTTGKEIESPNVQKATNLTGDHTFGKINTPVIKGYTTTETTAGGATVTKENPNAVITVTYTPNGHIIPVGPDGKPIPDAPQPQFPTNPDNPSETTPSQVPDVPGYHPESGKPGEPVNPVPGKPGENVPVKYVPDTPTPETYTGSQTIKFVDGTTGKEIESPNVQKATNLTGDHTFGKINTPVIKGYTTTETTAGGATVTKENPNAVITVTYTPNGHIIPVGPDGKPIPDAPQPQFPTNPDNPSETTPGQVPDVPGYHPESGKPGEPVDSVPGKPGENVPVKYIPDTMVPNKSTILATPKHAPTKTTTQNNNLDSSVLFNPIKTHNVEKTDKNIVSRPAASQKKSSLPQTGRKENQGQLIGLAVVGLGLLLGLLGGEKRKNNNFITK is encoded by the coding sequence ATGTTGTCAAAAAATAATTTTAAAGAACGTCTCCGTAAAATGGAGGATCGACAAGATAGATTTTCAATTAGAAAATTTTCTATAGGAGCAGTCTCTGTGTTAATTGGCTCATTTATTTTTGGTGTCCAATCCACACAAGTTGCTCATGCGGATACTTTGGCTGAAAAAGATAGCACTGTAGTATCTACTAAAGACAGTTCAAAAGTAGTTGCCAGAAGTAATAGTGACACTTCTAATCCGTCTTCAAATAATCACTTACAATCTGCTAATCAGACAATCGATACTAATACAGCTAAATTGGAGCATAAAGCTACAACCAGTGAACTTAAACCAGTTAGCTCTAATACAATCTCAGCTGTTAAGCAAGCCACTCCAGACATAGAGAGTAGCTCAAAAAATCAAACTCTATTAACCAAAAACAATGCTATAAGTCAATCTCAACCTAATACTCAAGAAAGCTCAAATAATCAAGAAAATAGTGCTTCCACAATAAATGACCCTAGTGTTAATGATAGGGAAAATACTGAAAAAGCTGATACTCTTAACACAGATACAACTATTAGTGACGCACCTAATTATCCTGATACCCATGGTATCGTGCCTACAACTCAATACATATTTGACCAATTTACTTTAACTAACGGACAATTGACTAATAATGCTTATACACCTTTAAATATGCTTATTACTCTTACTACCGATAGAAATAATCCTGGAAATAAACTAAATTATTACATCACTAATAATAATTATTCAGAAGTATATGCTAACGATGCAATTAATGTAGACCAATACGTAAACTATACTGGAGTCGGTCCATATCCATCTTCAAATTTAGTAATCTATAATTTCGGCCCAAATGGTATTAGCGTTAATGAAAATAATAATAATTTCGGCTTAGCATTTACATTTGGTTATGGTAAGTATGATTCTATAATTAACTCAAGTGATCCTAATCCATTTTCATCCTCAAATGTTTCAAATGCCTGGGGAGATACGACACCAACCAATGTTACCCAAACTATCACTTACGTTGATGCTCAAACTGGACAACCTATGCCAAATACGCCAACCATTGAGTCAAATGGATTAACAGGACAAATATATCAAGTTGATCCTGCAGCTGAAAAAATTATAAAAGGCTATTACTTAGTTAATAAAGAAAGAGATCACGGTGTTATTTCTCAATATAAAAATGGTGGAACTTACACTAATGAATGGGTTTCTCAAAGTGGACAACTAATAAAAGAAGTATGGCATCAAATAAATTCTAACGGTGTTATGCAAGTTGATGTTTATATCAATAATGTACAAAAATATGATCCAAATAATTTAAAGGGTATTGTCTATCCTTCCACAATGTCTAAAGATGGCCCTACACAATTAAATATTGATAATGGATCCTATGTCTTTCCTAATCCATATGTAGAACAAACAAGTAATATTGAACTTAAATATGATCCATTAGGTCATATAATTCCTGTAACACCTGATGGTACTCCAATTTCAAACGCACCTACTCCGCAATATACTAATAGTCCTACTAATCCTAGTGCAGTAGAGCCAAATGAACCAGTTCCAAATATCCCAGGATATACACCGGAAGTCTCAACAGTAACACCAACTGCTCCCGGTACAGATACAAAAGTAATCTATGTTCCAATCGAACAAGGTTCAATCACTGTTACAGTTCACGATGTCACAGACAACGTGAACTTACCTCAATATGGTAAGAGCAGTGGGGAGCAAGATGTAGGTACTGGATTCACGTATGATAAGAAGACTGTAATTACAGATCTTGAAAACAAAGGTTATAAAGTTCTTAATCCAGATGTAATAGTTCCAACTACTATTAGTAAAGGTGCTCAAAATATTGTTATTGATGTTGAACATCAACTTGTTCCTGTAACGCCAGACAATCCAGGAAATCCGGGCCAACCTATTAATCCTAATGATCCAGACGGTCCAAAGTGGCCAGACGGAACTGCTAAGAATGCTTTAGAAGCAACTGGTTCTCAAACAATTCATTATGAAGGTGCTGGTAATAAGACACCAGCTGATAATATTCAACATTTCACTTTCACTAAGAGCGCTACGGTTGATAAGGTAACTGGTCAAATTGTTAGTGAAACTGGTTGGAATGTTTCTAGTCATACATTTGGTAACGTTGATACTCCAGTAGTAGCGGGCTATCATGCAGATAAGACTGTCGCTGGTGGGGCTACAATTACTCCGGATGACTTGAATAAGACAATTGTGGTAACGTATGCACCAAATGGTCATGTAATTCCTGTTGGTCCCGATGATCAACCAATTCCGAATGCTCCACAGCCTCAGTTCCCTACTAACCCGGATACCCCAACAGGAACAACACCAAGTGAAGTTCCAGTAGTACCAGGATATCACCCTGAAAATGGTAAACCTGGCGATCCTGTAGATCCTGTTCCGGGTAAACCTGGTGAGAATGTTCCTGTGAAATATGTTCCAGACACTCCAACTCCTGAAACTTACACTGGTTCTCAAACTATTAAGTTTGTTGATGGAACTACGGGCAAGGAAATCGAAAGTCCTAATGTTCAAAAAGCTACTAACTTAACTGGAGATCACACATTTGGCAAGATCAATACTCCTGTTATTAAGGGTTACACTACAACTGAAACTACCGCCGGTGGAGCAACAGTAACGAAGGAAAATCCTAATGCTGTAATTACTGTGACATATACTCCAAATGGTCACATCATTCCAGTAGGTCCAGATGGTAAACCAATCCCTGATGCTCCACAACCACAATTCCCAACCAATCCTGATAACCCTAGTGAAACTACTCCTAGTCAAGTTCCTGATGTTCCTGGTTACCACCCAGAATCTGGTAAACCTGGCGAACCAGTAAATCCTGTTCCGGGTAAACCTGGTGAGAATGTTCCTGTGAAATATGTTCCAGACACTCCAACTCCTGAAACTTACACTGGTTCTCAAACTATTAAGTTTGTTGATGGAACTACGGGCAAGGAAATCGAAAGTCCTAATGTTCAAAAAGCTACTAACTTAACTGGAGATCACACATTTGGCAAGATCAATACTCCTGTTATTAAGGGTTACACTACAACTGAAACTACCGCCGGTGGAGCAACAGTAACTAAGGAAAATCCTAATGCTGTAATTACTGTTACTTACACTCCAAATGGTCATATCATTCCAGTAGGTCCAGATGGTAAACCAATCCCTGATGCTCCACAACCACAATTCCCAACCAATCCTGATAACCCTAGTGAAACTACTCCTGGTCAAGTTCCTGACGTTCCCGGTTATCATCCAGAATCTGGTAAGCCGGGTGAGCCTGTAGATTCTGTTCCTGGTAAACCAGGAGAAAACGTTCCTGTTAAATATATTCCAGATACAATGGTTCCAAATAAGTCTACTATTCTTGCTACGCCTAAACATGCTCCAACAAAAACTACTACTCAAAATAATAATTTAGATTCTTCAGTTTTATTCAACCCCATTAAAACTCATAATGTTGAAAAGACTGACAAAAATATAGTCTCTAGACCTGCCGCTTCACAAAAGAAGTCATCACTTCCACAAACTGGAAGAAAAGAAAATCAAGGTCAATTAATTGGATTAGCCGTCGTAGGATTAGGCCTACTTTTAGGATTACTTGGAGGTGAGAAAAGAAAGAATAATAATTTTATTACTAAATAA
- a CDS encoding APC family permease: MDKPDVLSDLEPNKKHYMSWPVIALIDFVTIISFENIFYPFQNQGLSVVISWIFLLFTYVIPYALISSQMSLTFDNQDGGLASWVRRSTNDTLGYWTSWMYWVQSVPYIVDVSNSVIVSFSWMIFGNNSLDKKMSTFWFGILTFVIILIFILLENKLRNSLEILSLIGGGAMFIMSMLFVLLAAWSVMHGHHIATQPFNWGAFKPSFSLNYFSTTGLLIFAMSGAELAAPYVQQMKNPKRDFPKAMWMLAIMTGFLTIFGTLALAMFFNAHHIPHDFKMNGPYYAFQLLGESLGVGKLLMYIFAVVQAIFMMAQLAVLLDASSRVFAGDVGSKFMPKWLTEKKSKSGRPVHSYTFTVGLSLFLLLLTGTLPNINTIYNWLLNVNGIISPYKTCWVFFAFVAMRIHQDKYHSDYVFIKNKAGALTVGGWCLLFTFVCATLGFIPQNVAVGTKAFTHQLWMNIITVVVLFGLGFVLPWLRKLEQKREEEMTVEE, from the coding sequence TTGGATAAACCAGATGTCTTAAGTGATTTAGAACCGAATAAAAAACATTATATGAGTTGGCCAGTTATTGCGCTGATTGACTTCGTAACGATTATTAGTTTTGAAAATATCTTCTATCCATTTCAAAACCAAGGTCTTTCAGTTGTAATTTCTTGGATCTTTCTTTTATTTACTTATGTTATTCCTTACGCATTGATTAGTAGTCAGATGAGTTTGACTTTTGATAATCAGGATGGTGGACTTGCTTCTTGGGTAAGAAGAAGTACAAATGATACTTTGGGTTATTGGACCTCTTGGATGTATTGGGTGCAGAGTGTGCCATATATCGTCGATGTATCAAACTCAGTTATTGTTTCATTTAGTTGGATGATCTTTGGAAACAACAGTTTAGACAAGAAAATGTCAACTTTCTGGTTCGGAATTTTAACTTTTGTGATCATCCTGATCTTCATTTTGTTAGAAAACAAACTTCGTAATTCACTAGAAATTCTTTCTTTAATTGGTGGGGGAGCAATGTTTATTATGTCTATGCTCTTTGTTTTACTTGCTGCATGGTCAGTAATGCATGGACACCATATTGCGACTCAACCTTTTAATTGGGGAGCTTTTAAGCCTTCATTTAGCTTGAATTATTTCTCAACTACTGGTCTTTTGATCTTTGCTATGTCAGGTGCTGAACTTGCTGCACCTTATGTACAACAAATGAAGAATCCGAAGAGAGACTTTCCTAAGGCAATGTGGATGCTTGCCATTATGACTGGATTCTTAACAATCTTTGGAACATTAGCTTTAGCAATGTTCTTTAACGCTCATCATATTCCACATGATTTCAAGATGAACGGCCCTTACTATGCCTTCCAATTGCTTGGTGAAAGTTTAGGTGTAGGTAAGCTGTTGATGTATATCTTTGCTGTTGTACAAGCAATCTTTATGATGGCTCAACTTGCCGTATTACTAGATGCTTCAAGTCGTGTTTTTGCTGGAGATGTTGGCTCTAAGTTCATGCCTAAGTGGCTTACTGAAAAGAAGAGCAAGAGTGGTCGTCCAGTTCACTCTTATACGTTTACTGTCGGACTTAGTTTATTCTTGCTATTATTAACTGGAACTTTACCTAACATTAATACCATTTATAATTGGCTTTTGAATGTTAATGGAATTATTTCACCATATAAGACTTGTTGGGTATTCTTTGCCTTTGTTGCAATGAGAATTCACCAAGATAAGTATCATTCTGATTATGTATTTATTAAGAATAAAGCTGGTGCGTTAACTGTTGGTGGTTGGTGTCTACTATTTACTTTTGTCTGTGCTACGTTAGGATTTATTCCTCAAAACGTCGCAGTAGGTACTAAGGCATTTACTCATCAATTATGGATGAACATTATTACTGTCGTTGTATTATTTGGTTTAGGTTTCGTTTTACCATGGCTGCGTAAACTTGAACAAAAGCGTGAAGAAGAAATGACAGTCGAAGAATAA
- a CDS encoding putative ornithine decarboxylase gives MNFLKIALSNELKNNDFNSWQTTNLNDTPQASELAAIVVTEADQDSLKAAQDLQKTSGLGIPIIKVSHETISNDEKEEIINAANNYTKEMVPGFLTDLVNFAQDHPVSFTTPGHHNGLYYEKHPAGVVFNRFFGKNLMFADTSDTVPELGDTMTHEGTPLTAEQKAAKTYHADKVYFCTNGTTSANSICASALLTKDDLVLFDRNNHKSLYNSALVMSGAKPVYIPTDRNALGLIGEMDPNFLSEEKIRAEVAKVDPEKAKAKRPFRLAIIQSETYDGLFYDAKWMIDKIGKLCDYILFDCAWGGFEQFIPIMNHLSPLNLEFGPEDPGILVTQSLHKQQAGMGQASQILKKDAHLKGQKRYVDHKHFNHAYLKFVTSSYSYPLYASLTVNSYLTSGKGNKKWWDKILRLGIEWRKELIRKSKLFRPLVIDNFENISTDELATNEKYWNLEPNNLWHGFSKIATGQAIIDPLKITVVTPGIDVKNSKYEDVGIPGPVVAEFLMEKRIIRAKDDLYSLLFLLTPGDTKAELDTLLNAFLEFEQYYDEDAPLEKVLPKLAKVYGDRYKGYTLKQLCQEMHNYYRGNKTFTLQQELFAKPNMQNYPMTPEHADYLFMKNESELVNLDDVQGRIAAEGALPYPPGVFIVAPGEKWSSIDQKYFEVLVGAIERFPGFVPEIQGVYWDQKSDGKIIVQAEVLKEN, from the coding sequence ATGAATTTTCTAAAAATTGCATTAAGCAATGAGCTTAAAAATAATGATTTTAATTCATGGCAAACTACTAATTTGAACGATACTCCTCAAGCTAGTGAACTTGCCGCAATAGTAGTAACAGAGGCTGACCAAGATAGTCTTAAAGCTGCTCAAGATTTACAAAAAACTTCTGGCCTTGGAATTCCTATTATTAAAGTTTCACATGAAACAATTTCTAACGATGAAAAAGAAGAAATAATTAACGCTGCAAATAACTATACTAAAGAAATGGTCCCAGGCTTTTTAACTGACCTAGTCAACTTTGCACAAGATCATCCAGTAAGCTTTACTACTCCTGGTCACCACAACGGCTTATATTATGAAAAACATCCTGCTGGCGTTGTTTTCAATCGCTTCTTTGGCAAGAACCTGATGTTCGCAGATACTAGTGACACTGTACCTGAACTAGGCGATACTATGACGCACGAAGGTACTCCCTTAACTGCTGAACAAAAAGCCGCCAAAACATATCACGCTGATAAAGTTTACTTTTGTACTAACGGAACCACTAGTGCTAACTCAATTTGTGCTAGTGCACTTCTTACAAAAGACGATCTTGTTCTTTTTGACCGTAATAACCACAAGTCACTCTATAACAGCGCCTTGGTTATGAGCGGAGCTAAACCGGTATATATTCCAACTGACCGAAATGCTCTTGGCTTAATCGGAGAAATGGATCCCAACTTTTTAAGTGAAGAAAAAATTAGAGCAGAAGTCGCTAAAGTTGATCCTGAAAAGGCTAAGGCCAAACGTCCATTTAGATTAGCCATTATCCAATCAGAAACTTATGACGGACTTTTTTACGACGCAAAATGGATGATTGATAAAATCGGCAAACTTTGTGATTATATTCTTTTTGACTGTGCTTGGGGCGGATTTGAACAATTCATACCAATTATGAATCATTTATCTCCCCTCAACTTAGAATTTGGACCAGAAGATCCAGGAATTTTAGTAACGCAATCGCTTCATAAGCAACAAGCCGGTATGGGACAAGCTTCTCAGATTTTAAAGAAAGATGCGCATCTAAAAGGTCAAAAGCGTTATGTCGATCACAAGCACTTTAACCACGCTTATCTTAAATTCGTAACTTCCAGTTATTCATATCCCCTCTATGCTTCCTTAACCGTTAATTCATACTTAACAAGCGGCAAAGGCAATAAAAAATGGTGGGACAAAATTTTGCGTTTAGGAATTGAATGGCGTAAAGAACTAATTAGAAAATCAAAATTATTTAGACCATTAGTAATTGATAATTTTGAAAATATTAGTACTGACGAATTAGCAACAAATGAAAAATACTGGAACTTAGAACCCAATAATCTTTGGCACGGCTTCAGTAAAATTGCCACAGGTCAGGCAATTATTGACCCATTAAAGATTACTGTAGTCACACCTGGTATTGATGTTAAAAACTCAAAATATGAAGATGTAGGAATTCCTGGTCCAGTAGTAGCTGAATTCTTAATGGAAAAACGCATCATTCGTGCAAAAGATGACTTGTATTCCCTTCTCTTCCTGCTTACACCTGGTGATACCAAAGCTGAATTAGATACGCTTCTTAACGCATTCTTAGAGTTTGAACAATACTATGACGAAGATGCTCCCTTAGAAAAAGTATTGCCTAAATTAGCCAAAGTATACGGTGATCGCTACAAAGGATATACTTTAAAGCAGCTTTGCCAAGAAATGCATAATTATTACCGGGGAAATAAAACGTTCACCCTGCAACAAGAACTATTTGCTAAACCAAATATGCAAAACTATCCAATGACTCCTGAACACGCTGACTATCTATTTATGAAAAATGAAAGCGAGCTAGTTAACTTGGATGATGTTCAAGGAAGAATTGCGGCCGAAGGTGCTCTTCCTTACCCACCAGGAGTCTTTATTGTTGCTCCTGGAGAAAAATGGAGTTCTATTGACCAAAAGTACTTTGAGGTTTTGGTAGGAGCAATCGAGCGTTTTCCTGGCTTTGTTCCTGAAATTCAAGGAGTCTACTGGGATCAAAAATCAGATGGTAAAATAATAGTACAAGCAGAAGTATTAAAGGAGAATTAA